The Bacteroides acidifaciens genome includes a region encoding these proteins:
- a CDS encoding sensor histidine kinase, whose protein sequence is MRIKGFFYILVFLLLALGSVLLLLSSQLNVVFFYIGEGLILFILIYLTFFYRKLVKPLNTIGSGMDLLREQDFSSRLSPVGQYEADRVVNVFNRMMEQLKNERLRLREQNHFLDLLINASPMGVIITTLDDDLSQLNPMALKMLGVRLEDVQGKKMKEIDSPLAMELANVPKGETTTVRLNDSNIYRCTHSSFIDHGFQHPFFLVESLTDEVMKAEKKAYEKVIRMIVHEVNNTTAGITSTLDTVEQALSTEEGMDDICDVMRVCTERSFSMSRFITRFADVVKIPEPTVSPVNLNDLAFTCKRFMEGMCNDRHIKLRMEPDESLKDVMVDAALFEQVLVNIIKNAVESIETDVESIRTDGEIIIRTLSPATIEITDNGKGISKETEAKLFSPFFSTKPNGQGIGLIFIREVLMRHGCTFSLRTYADGLTKFQIVFP, encoded by the coding sequence GTGCGTATAAAAGGATTTTTCTACATACTTGTCTTTCTGTTGCTGGCATTGGGTAGTGTATTGCTGCTCCTTTCCAGTCAACTGAATGTAGTCTTCTTCTATATAGGAGAGGGGTTGATACTTTTCATCCTCATTTATCTGACCTTTTTCTATCGCAAGCTCGTAAAACCTTTAAATACCATCGGAAGCGGCATGGACTTGCTGCGCGAGCAGGATTTCAGCAGCCGCCTCAGTCCGGTGGGACAATACGAAGCCGACCGTGTCGTAAATGTCTTCAACCGCATGATGGAACAACTCAAGAACGAACGTCTCCGTCTGCGCGAACAAAATCACTTTCTCGACCTGCTGATTAACGCTTCCCCGATGGGGGTCATTATCACAACCCTCGACGACGACCTCTCGCAACTAAACCCGATGGCATTGAAAATGCTCGGTGTCCGTCTGGAAGACGTACAAGGCAAGAAGATGAAAGAGATAGACTCCCCGCTAGCCATGGAGCTGGCCAACGTCCCGAAAGGCGAGACAACCACCGTCCGCTTGAACGACTCTAATATCTACCGTTGCACTCACTCTTCCTTTATCGACCATGGATTTCAACACCCTTTCTTCCTCGTAGAAAGCCTGACGGACGAAGTGATGAAAGCCGAAAAGAAAGCCTACGAGAAGGTAATCCGCATGATAGTCCATGAAGTGAACAACACGACCGCCGGCATCACTTCCACACTGGACACCGTAGAACAAGCCCTTTCCACCGAAGAAGGCATGGACGACATCTGCGATGTGATGCGTGTGTGTACCGAACGCAGCTTCTCCATGAGCCGTTTCATCACCCGCTTTGCCGACGTTGTGAAGATACCCGAGCCTACCGTCTCGCCCGTCAACCTGAACGACCTGGCTTTTACCTGCAAACGTTTCATGGAAGGAATGTGCAACGACCGCCATATCAAGCTCCGCATGGAACCGGACGAAAGCCTGAAAGATGTCATGGTGGATGCCGCCCTCTTCGAGCAAGTACTTGTGAACATCATCAAGAACGCCGTCGAAAGCATCGAAACAGACGTCGAAAGCATCAGGACAGACGGAGAAATCATTATCCGTACCTTGTCTCCCGCCACTATCGAAATCACAGACAACGGCAAAGGCATCAGCAAGGAAACGGAAGCGAAACTGTTCAGCCCTTTCTTCTCTACCAAACCGAACGGGCAGGGCATCGGCCTTATCTTTATCCGCGAAGTACTGATGCGCCACGGGTGCACCTTTTCATTGCGGACTTATGCCGACGGATTGACCAAATTTCAGATTGTTTTTCCTTGA